In Rosa chinensis cultivar Old Blush chromosome 1, RchiOBHm-V2, whole genome shotgun sequence, a genomic segment contains:
- the LOC112183112 gene encoding structural maintenance of chromosomes flexible hinge domain-containing protein GMI1 isoform X2 yields the protein MRDPQEDEISRTPHRSFTKVEIFEPKSKLDTSELRCKLKDIYFPYIQYDEDTKSGKTIMPVKFEVNGVDLAEIQGGEIAITNLHSCNGPDFVLQLQFSWKQDNMRKCKSPDSKYTKANARLKCVYFPIVKGKENIDRILEECRITENFETFSRVSIRRLGRLLPDARWGLLPFMDLKQKRGDMAQLLKRCCMRVKCFIETDAGFNPTSSKTDLAHHSPVTTALRNFGNKPLENENDIKVQIYKDGNLLNLSQLKKDYEDWIVQMHARYDDDEADCGEDQPVFVVNPANKKALRISSEVARLHKSITRNGRTWKRGQRIKIFKGACVGVQKNNVYATIEYFLLEGLQDESGGEARIICRPSSLSDEKGCFLSVNDGDTNLDMGESLSIPLSVIDAGKCIAVERTEWENHIERRRQRSPSTIELLDAEQCQELEVDGALPVDARAGKAPPEEIVAIVRPGNYVCSSSSKSLDQKCIVKSNLEMSMEVNFRDDAEELQNVRHIFSVCVGPKSLKGIQGLYVFPVKRKLPGFFRSAGIYTFSFRLNESDCKSAERKVRIKPSSKVGKWVLLSGDQPPLYRVRAGSVFSPLSIACYDVYDNRIPFPTTLEVTVKVQTNEGVLFHVEKFKKELSTHTLTVKDMLMESSELDKLRPTYGATLFVCTEDDKFSVSVPCEVNPGPLQIVKAIPPIFENQVLPDYTIQEFILEMFDQYGNHVIEGTEVQLNVEGFSIQDRLGTARTADHHGCIDLGGLLKVTAGYGKSVSISVYSNNDVLLNLQSQTEKRVLRISSKVPDVCVAGTQMENMVFEIVNSDGVVDDTIHHDEKSGQLHMLTIKAGSSFMEESLRYTFKHGRCTVPAIFIPEVEESFNFVAAHSSHPELHLNVKVPVVQAPKEKYDHSLIKTEKHDETPIPWEVSPLRESPLRESQQQLGNLMVPKVEHQEFQSPCTNGNTSLLPDSSCLLQLENFKELQNVIHKHGIRIGDMEEKLDLLKQEKAKVKKELIDLQGSIEPHKEESINRIERMSNTAAAFVCTLSREVSFEEVNHHFMGDVIGLVALLGTVGTSNLSRILAEYLGKDQMLAIVCRSFEAAGALEKFVQSDYGEVDSMHALCEPALLQRPTHGRSFVICLEDIRPYTGDINGSDPQKKLALPDPVLPGGMAPDGFLGYAVNMVDLDSHHLQTVTSAGHGLRETVLYCLFGELQVYKTREDMLAARACIKHGAISLDGGILKQSGVVSFGIGEPEICFPVAESLALSTSTNFVEVEQLIKEKKSKLTMINCCMEKVTKIHRRSLRKFKKSKKKGHKLLENIRSTQKDSPSPMKEGRELVKASSSQSS from the exons ATGAGGGATCCTCAAGAGGATGAGATAAGCAGAACACCGCACAGAAGCTTTACTAAG GTTGAAATCTTTGAACCTAAATCAAAATTGGACACATCTGAACTCCGTTGCAAGCTGAAGGATATATATTTTCCATATATTCAG TATGATGAAGATACAAAATCAGGGAAGACCATAATGCCAGTCAAGTTTGAg GTCAATGGCGTTGATTTGGCTGAGATTCAGGGCGGTGAAATTGCAATTACCAACTTGCATTCCTGCAATGGTcctgattttgttttacagcTTCAGTTCTCCTGGAAGCAAGATAATATGAGAAAATGTAAATCTCCAG ATTCAAAATATACCAAAGCTAATGCTCGCCTGAAATGCGTTTATTTCCCTATTGTTAAG GGAAAAGAGAACATTGACAGAATCCTGGAGGAATGCAGGATCACAGAAAATTTTGAGACCTTTAGTCGTGTCTCTATTCGGAGGCTTGGCCGCCTGCTTCCTGATGCTCGTTGG GGTTTGCTACCTTTCATGGATCTCAAGCAAAAAAGAGGAGATATGGCACAATTGTTGAAAAGATGTTGCATGAGAGTTAAATGCTTTATAG AGACTGATGCTGGTTTCAATCCAACATCATCGAAG ACTGATCTAGCACACCATAGTCCTGTCACAACCGCATtgaggaatttcggcaataagCCTCTTGAGAATGAGAATG ACATCAAAGTTCAAATTTATAAGGATGGAAATCTGCTAAATCTTTCTCAACTAAAGAAGGACTATGAGGATTGGATAGTTCAGATGCATGCTcgatatgatgatgatgaagctgACTGTGGTGAAGACCAACCTGTCTTCGTTGTCAATCCTGCAAACAAAAAGGCACTTCGTATTTCATCTGAAG TTGCAAGGTTGCATAAATCTATAACGAGGAATGGAAGGACCTGGAAGCGTGGTCAAAGAATTAAAATTTTTAAGGGAGCATGTGTTGGGGTTCAAAAAAACAATGTTTATGCCACAATTGAATACTTTTTGCTTGAAGGTCTCCAAGATGAATCTGGTG GTGAGGCTCGAATTATATGCAG GCCTTCAAGTCTGTCAGATGAAAAGGGTTGCTTCCTTTCAGTCAATGATGGCGATACTAATTTGGATATGGGTGAATCCTTGTCTATACCACTCAGTGTGATTGATGCTGGAAAG TGCATAGCTGTTGAAAGAACCGAGTGGGAAAACCATATAGAGAGACGACGCCAAAGATCTCCTTCTACAATTGAACTTCTTGATGCAGAACAATGTCAAGAGTTGGAGGTTGATGGG GCATTACCTGTGGATGCTCGAGCTGGAAAAGCTCCTCCAGAAGAAATTGTGGCCATTGTACGACCCGGCAATTATGTCTGTTCCAGTTCTTCAAAAAGCCTGGATCAGAAGTGCATCGTCAAAAGTAATTTAGAAATGTCTATGGAAGTTAACTTCAGAGACGATGCTGAAGAACTTCAAAATGTTCGTCATATTTTTTCGGTGTGCGTAGGACCCAAGTCACTTAAGGGAATTCAGGGGTTATATGTTTTTCCAGTTAAACGCAAGCTGCCTGGTTTCTTTCGAAGTGCTGGTATCTATACATTCTCATTTCGTCTT AATGAGTCAGATTGTAAGAGTGCTGAGAGAAAAGTACGAATCAAGCCATCTTCCAAGGTCGGAAAGTGGGTCCTTCTAAGCGGTGATCAGCCTCCACTGTACCGAGTGAG AGCTGGTTCAGTATTTTCACCTCTCTCTATAGCATGTTACGATGTATATGACAATAGAATTCCATTTCCAACTACTCTGGAAGTCACGGTGAAAGTTCAGACAAATGAGGGTGTGCTTTTCCATGTAGAGAAATTCAAAAAAGAACTTTCAACCCATACTTTGACAGTAAAG GATATGCTGATGGAGAGCAGTGAGTTAGACAAACTTCGTCCTACATATGGAGCTACTTTATTTGTATGTACAGAAGATGACAAATTTTCAGTTTCGGTTCCATGTGAAG TTAATCCTGGACCTCTACAGATTGTTAAGGCTATTCCTCCTATTTTTGAAAACCAAGTGCTTCCAGATTATACTATTCAGGAGTTTATTTTAGAG ATGTTTGATCAATATGGCAATCATGTAATAGAAGGCACTGAAGTTCAATTGAATGTGGAGGGATTTTCTATTCAAGATCGACTAGGTACAGCACGTACG GCTGATCATCATGGATGCATTGACCTTGGTGGCCTCTTGAAAGTAACCGCAGGTTATGGGAAAAGTG TATCAATTTCTGTCTACtccaacaatgatgttttactGAATCTTCAGTCTCAAACTGAGAAAAGGGTGTTGAGAATTTCATCAAAG GTGCCTGACGTTTGTGTGGCTGGAACTCAAATGGAAAATATGGTTTTTGAAATTGTCAACTCTGATGGTGTTGTTGATGATACTATTCATCATGACGAGAAAAGTGGCCAATTACATATGCTTACAATAAAGGCCGGTTCATCATTCATGGAGGAATCCCTTCGATACACATTCAAGCATGGCCGCTGTACTGTTCCGGCTATTTTTATTCCTGAAGTTGAAGAGAGTTTTAACTTTGTAGCTGCTCATTCATCTCATCCAGAACTGCATTTGAATGTGAAG GTTCCTGTAGTACAAGCTCCAAAAGAGAAATATGATCATTCTCTCATAAAAACAGAGAAGCATGATGAGACTCCAATTCCGTGGGAGGTTTCTCCACTCCGAGAGTCACCACTCCGAGAGTCACAGCAGCAACTAGGAAACTTAATG GTTCCAAAAGTGGAGCATCAAGAGTTTCAATCCCCATGTACTAATGGAAACACATCGCTTCTTCCAGATTCTTCTTGCCTTCTGCAATTAGAAAACTTTAAG GAACTGCAGAATGTCATCCACAAACATGGAATACGCATTGGAGATATGGAAGAAAAATTGGACCTTCTAAAGCAAGAGAAGGCTAAAGTGAAGAAAGAGCTCATTGATTTGCAAG GGTCTATTGAACCTCACAAAGAGGAATCGATAAACCGCATAGAAAGGATGAGTAACACTGCAGCTGCTTTTGTCTGTACTCTATCTAGGGAAGTTTCATTTGAAGAGGTAAACCATCATTTCATGGGAGATGTGATTGGTTTGGTTGCCCTACTTGGTACAGTTGGTACTAGTAATCTAAGCAG GATATTGGCTGAATACTTGGGTAAAGATCAGATGCTTGCTATTGTCTGTAGATCCTTTGAAGCAGCTGGAGCTCTTGAGAAGTTTGTACAGAGTGATTATGGGGAAGTTGATTCTATGCATGCGCTCTGTGAACCAGCTCTACTTCAGAGACCTACACATGGTCGATCTTTTGTTATATGTCTGGAAGACATAAG GCCTTACACTGGTGATATCAACGGCAGTGACCCTCAAAAGAAACTGGCATTGCCAGATCCTGTCTTGCCAGGTGGAATGGCTCCTGATGGTTTCTTAGGATATGCAGTCAATATGGTTGATCTGGATAGCCATCATTTACAGACGGTGACATCTGCAGGCCATGGTCTCAGGGAGACAGTATTATACTGTCTTTTCGGCGAGCTCCAAGTGTATAAAACCAGGGAAGATATGTTGGCTGCTCGTGCTTGTATTAAGCATGGTGCTATTTCTCTGGATGGAGGAATTTTGAAACAGAGTGGAGTAGTCTCTTTTGGAATCGG GGAGCCAGAAATATGTTTTCCGGTAGCAGAAAGTCTGGCACTTTCGACATCAACAAATTTTGTTGAAGTTGAGCAGCTGatcaaggagaagaagtcaAAGTTGACGATGATCAATTGTTGTATGGAAAAAGTGACCAAAATCCATCGGAGATCATTAAGGAAATTCAAGAAGTCAAAGAAGAAGGGGCACAAGCTGTTGGAGAACATTCGCTCTACCCAAAAAGATTCTCCAAGTCCGATGAAAGAAGGGAGAGAGCTCGTAAAAGCTAGCAGCTCTCAAAGTTCATAA
- the LOC112197230 gene encoding protein DEFECTIVE IN MERISTEM SILENCING 3, whose product MFQPNNNNQLPIKSLPIQDPSAPMQVDKKETSIVLKDETQNGGFAQAESIIFYTKRLQDDLHEMGLKVKQHEEDMKLLRSQKNKLEESILDLQVMLGNYHSSTTTTTANDNHSQEETIKKILQCEKSAAGILWQLKARHGNQAADLPLTKDIVGIVAMLGKVDDDNLSRLLSEYLGLETMLAIVCKTYDGVRALELYDNEGCINLNSGLHGLGTSIGRKLEGRFLVICLENLRPYAGEFVHNDPQRRLDILKPRLLNGECPPGFLGYAVNMINVDSTNLFCLTASGHGLRETLLYSLFSRLQVYKTRADMVSALPCITDGAISLDGGMIQRTGVFSLGNREDIGVKFPKLSVASGLPESYLETERQINESKWRKEKLIEDTKRVQALWDNAKFNFDRKKKEFLKFLADSSSYATQATQHQIMGAQNRFTSS is encoded by the exons aTGTTCCaacccaacaacaacaaccag CTTCCAATCAAGTCATTACCTATTCAAGATCCATCAGCACCGATGCAAGTGGATAAAAAAGAAACTAGCATAGTCTTGAAGGATGAAACGCAAAATGGAGGATTCGCGCAAGCAGAATCTATCATCTTCTACACTAAG AGACTTCAAGATGATTTGCATGAGATGGGGTTGAAAGTAAAACAGCATGAGGAGGACATGAAACTTCTGAGGTCTCAGAAAAACAAATTAGAAGAATCTATTCTTGATCTGCAAG TTATGTTAGGCAACTATCATTCCTCAACCACAACTACTACTGCAAATGATAACCATAGTCAGGAGGAAACAATTAAAAAGATTCTTCAGTGCGAGAAGTCAGCTGCAGGCATTTTATGGCAGCTGAAAGCTCGTCACGGTAATCAGGCTGCGGATCTTCCCCTGACCAAGGATATTGTGGGTATTGTTGCGATGCTTGGGAAAGTAGATGATGATAATCTTAGCAG GCTTTTGTCAGAGTACTTGGGACTGGAGACTATGTTAGCAATTGTCTGCAAGACTTATGATGGTGTCAGAGCTCTAGAATTGTATGACAACGAAGGTTGCATAAACCTGAATTCCGGTCTTCACGGGCTTGGTACTTctattgggaggaaattggaaGGTCGGTTTCTGGTCATTTGTCTTGAAAATTTAAG ACCATATGCTGGTGAGTTTGTACATAATGACCCCCAACGGAGGCTTGATATTCTAAAACCAAGGTTGCTGAATGGGGAGTGTCCACCTGGATTTCTTGGCTATGCTGTAAATATGATCAATGTGGATAGCACAAATTTATTTTGTCTCACAGCCAGTGGACACGGCCTGAGAGAGACTCTACTTTATAGCCTCTTTTCTCGCTTGCAAGTGTATAAAACAAGAGCAGATATGGTATCTGCTCTTCCTTGTATAACTGATGGAGCCATTTCTTTAGATGGTGGGATGATTCAGAGGACTGGTGTGTTTTCCCTTGGCAACAG GGAAGACATAGGTGTGAAGTTTCCAAAGCTCTCAGTGGCATCAGGCCTGCCCGAAAGCTATCTAGAAACAGAAAGACAAATCAATGAGTCGaaatggagaaaagaaaaattgattgAAGATACGAAGAGAGTACAGGCATTATGGGACAATGCAAAATTCAATTTtgacagaaagaaaaaagagttccTCAAGTTCCTGGCTGATAGTTCATCTTATGCAACTCAGGCAACTCAG CATCAAATTATGGGGGCGCAGAATAGATTTACCTCGAGCTGA
- the LOC112183112 gene encoding structural maintenance of chromosomes flexible hinge domain-containing protein GMI1 isoform X1 — protein sequence MDKEYNFQILLPNGTSVRLKLQNPEPKMPFRDFIQRVEKEYIRTWKQSGSLKRKREINWKGGSFLLVDADDMKIQNAVNFKNFNTQKCHILRLQDGLRESATTFENMWDLTPDTEILKELPQEYTFETALADLIDNSLQAVWSNERRDVKHISVNVDDDMISIFDTGPGMDGSDENSIVKWGKMGASLHRSYKEQAIGGKPPYLKPYFGMFGYGGPIASMELGRRALVSSKTKDSKKVYTLNLDRDALLSRSDWNTGGSMRDPQEDEISRTPHRSFTKVEIFEPKSKLDTSELRCKLKDIYFPYIQYDEDTKSGKTIMPVKFEVNGVDLAEIQGGEIAITNLHSCNGPDFVLQLQFSWKQDNMRKCKSPDSKYTKANARLKCVYFPIVKGKENIDRILEECRITENFETFSRVSIRRLGRLLPDARWGLLPFMDLKQKRGDMAQLLKRCCMRVKCFIETDAGFNPTSSKTDLAHHSPVTTALRNFGNKPLENENDIKVQIYKDGNLLNLSQLKKDYEDWIVQMHARYDDDEADCGEDQPVFVVNPANKKALRISSEVARLHKSITRNGRTWKRGQRIKIFKGACVGVQKNNVYATIEYFLLEGLQDESGGEARIICRPSSLSDEKGCFLSVNDGDTNLDMGESLSIPLSVIDAGKCIAVERTEWENHIERRRQRSPSTIELLDAEQCQELEVDGALPVDARAGKAPPEEIVAIVRPGNYVCSSSSKSLDQKCIVKSNLEMSMEVNFRDDAEELQNVRHIFSVCVGPKSLKGIQGLYVFPVKRKLPGFFRSAGIYTFSFRLNESDCKSAERKVRIKPSSKVGKWVLLSGDQPPLYRVRAGSVFSPLSIACYDVYDNRIPFPTTLEVTVKVQTNEGVLFHVEKFKKELSTHTLTVKDMLMESSELDKLRPTYGATLFVCTEDDKFSVSVPCEVNPGPLQIVKAIPPIFENQVLPDYTIQEFILEMFDQYGNHVIEGTEVQLNVEGFSIQDRLGTARTADHHGCIDLGGLLKVTAGYGKSVSISVYSNNDVLLNLQSQTEKRVLRISSKVPDVCVAGTQMENMVFEIVNSDGVVDDTIHHDEKSGQLHMLTIKAGSSFMEESLRYTFKHGRCTVPAIFIPEVEESFNFVAAHSSHPELHLNVKVPVVQAPKEKYDHSLIKTEKHDETPIPWEVSPLRESPLRESQQQLGNLMVPKVEHQEFQSPCTNGNTSLLPDSSCLLQLENFKELQNVIHKHGIRIGDMEEKLDLLKQEKAKVKKELIDLQGSIEPHKEESINRIERMSNTAAAFVCTLSREVSFEEVNHHFMGDVIGLVALLGTVGTSNLSRILAEYLGKDQMLAIVCRSFEAAGALEKFVQSDYGEVDSMHALCEPALLQRPTHGRSFVICLEDIRPYTGDINGSDPQKKLALPDPVLPGGMAPDGFLGYAVNMVDLDSHHLQTVTSAGHGLRETVLYCLFGELQVYKTREDMLAARACIKHGAISLDGGILKQSGVVSFGIGEPEICFPVAESLALSTSTNFVEVEQLIKEKKSKLTMINCCMEKVTKIHRRSLRKFKKSKKKGHKLLENIRSTQKDSPSPMKEGRELVKASSSQSS from the exons ATGGATAAGGAATATAATTTCCAGATCCTATTACCAAATGGCACAAGCGTCCGTTTGAAATTGCAAAATCCTGAGCCAAAAATGCCATTCAGAGATTTCATTCAAAGGGTGGAAAAGGAATACATCCGCACTTGGAAACAATCAGGCTCACTGAAGCGGAAACGGGAGATTAACTGGAAAGGTGGTAGCTTTCTTCTTGTAGATGCTGATGATATGAAGATACAAAATGCAGTGAATTTCAAGAACTTCAACACACAAAAGTGTCACATTCTGAGGCTTCAA GATGGTCTGCGGGAGAGCGCTACTACTTTTGAG AACATGTGGGATCTGACACCTGATACTGAGATACTGAAGGAACTACCGCAAGAGTATACATTTGAGACTGCTCTGGCAGATTTGATT GATAATTCTCTGCAAGCTGTATGGTCAAATGAAAGGAGAGATGTTAAACATATAAG TGTGAATGTTGATGATGATATGATCTCAATTTTTGACACTGGCCCAGGGATGGATGGAAGTGACGAAAACTCTATAGTGAAGTG GGGAAAGATGGGTGCTTCACTTCACCGATCGTATAAGGAACAGGCAATAGGGGGTAAACCCCCGTACTTAAAG CCGTATTTTGGAATGTTTGGATATGGTGGACCTATAGCCTCCATGGAGTTGGGGAG GCGTGCATTAGTTTCTTCTAAGACAAAGGATTCAAAGAAAGTTTATACCTTGAATCTTGATAGAGATGCTTTACTCAGTCGGTCTGATTGGAAC ACTGGTGGTAGCATGAGGGATCCTCAAGAGGATGAGATAAGCAGAACACCGCACAGAAGCTTTACTAAG GTTGAAATCTTTGAACCTAAATCAAAATTGGACACATCTGAACTCCGTTGCAAGCTGAAGGATATATATTTTCCATATATTCAG TATGATGAAGATACAAAATCAGGGAAGACCATAATGCCAGTCAAGTTTGAg GTCAATGGCGTTGATTTGGCTGAGATTCAGGGCGGTGAAATTGCAATTACCAACTTGCATTCCTGCAATGGTcctgattttgttttacagcTTCAGTTCTCCTGGAAGCAAGATAATATGAGAAAATGTAAATCTCCAG ATTCAAAATATACCAAAGCTAATGCTCGCCTGAAATGCGTTTATTTCCCTATTGTTAAG GGAAAAGAGAACATTGACAGAATCCTGGAGGAATGCAGGATCACAGAAAATTTTGAGACCTTTAGTCGTGTCTCTATTCGGAGGCTTGGCCGCCTGCTTCCTGATGCTCGTTGG GGTTTGCTACCTTTCATGGATCTCAAGCAAAAAAGAGGAGATATGGCACAATTGTTGAAAAGATGTTGCATGAGAGTTAAATGCTTTATAG AGACTGATGCTGGTTTCAATCCAACATCATCGAAG ACTGATCTAGCACACCATAGTCCTGTCACAACCGCATtgaggaatttcggcaataagCCTCTTGAGAATGAGAATG ACATCAAAGTTCAAATTTATAAGGATGGAAATCTGCTAAATCTTTCTCAACTAAAGAAGGACTATGAGGATTGGATAGTTCAGATGCATGCTcgatatgatgatgatgaagctgACTGTGGTGAAGACCAACCTGTCTTCGTTGTCAATCCTGCAAACAAAAAGGCACTTCGTATTTCATCTGAAG TTGCAAGGTTGCATAAATCTATAACGAGGAATGGAAGGACCTGGAAGCGTGGTCAAAGAATTAAAATTTTTAAGGGAGCATGTGTTGGGGTTCAAAAAAACAATGTTTATGCCACAATTGAATACTTTTTGCTTGAAGGTCTCCAAGATGAATCTGGTG GTGAGGCTCGAATTATATGCAG GCCTTCAAGTCTGTCAGATGAAAAGGGTTGCTTCCTTTCAGTCAATGATGGCGATACTAATTTGGATATGGGTGAATCCTTGTCTATACCACTCAGTGTGATTGATGCTGGAAAG TGCATAGCTGTTGAAAGAACCGAGTGGGAAAACCATATAGAGAGACGACGCCAAAGATCTCCTTCTACAATTGAACTTCTTGATGCAGAACAATGTCAAGAGTTGGAGGTTGATGGG GCATTACCTGTGGATGCTCGAGCTGGAAAAGCTCCTCCAGAAGAAATTGTGGCCATTGTACGACCCGGCAATTATGTCTGTTCCAGTTCTTCAAAAAGCCTGGATCAGAAGTGCATCGTCAAAAGTAATTTAGAAATGTCTATGGAAGTTAACTTCAGAGACGATGCTGAAGAACTTCAAAATGTTCGTCATATTTTTTCGGTGTGCGTAGGACCCAAGTCACTTAAGGGAATTCAGGGGTTATATGTTTTTCCAGTTAAACGCAAGCTGCCTGGTTTCTTTCGAAGTGCTGGTATCTATACATTCTCATTTCGTCTT AATGAGTCAGATTGTAAGAGTGCTGAGAGAAAAGTACGAATCAAGCCATCTTCCAAGGTCGGAAAGTGGGTCCTTCTAAGCGGTGATCAGCCTCCACTGTACCGAGTGAG AGCTGGTTCAGTATTTTCACCTCTCTCTATAGCATGTTACGATGTATATGACAATAGAATTCCATTTCCAACTACTCTGGAAGTCACGGTGAAAGTTCAGACAAATGAGGGTGTGCTTTTCCATGTAGAGAAATTCAAAAAAGAACTTTCAACCCATACTTTGACAGTAAAG GATATGCTGATGGAGAGCAGTGAGTTAGACAAACTTCGTCCTACATATGGAGCTACTTTATTTGTATGTACAGAAGATGACAAATTTTCAGTTTCGGTTCCATGTGAAG TTAATCCTGGACCTCTACAGATTGTTAAGGCTATTCCTCCTATTTTTGAAAACCAAGTGCTTCCAGATTATACTATTCAGGAGTTTATTTTAGAG ATGTTTGATCAATATGGCAATCATGTAATAGAAGGCACTGAAGTTCAATTGAATGTGGAGGGATTTTCTATTCAAGATCGACTAGGTACAGCACGTACG GCTGATCATCATGGATGCATTGACCTTGGTGGCCTCTTGAAAGTAACCGCAGGTTATGGGAAAAGTG TATCAATTTCTGTCTACtccaacaatgatgttttactGAATCTTCAGTCTCAAACTGAGAAAAGGGTGTTGAGAATTTCATCAAAG GTGCCTGACGTTTGTGTGGCTGGAACTCAAATGGAAAATATGGTTTTTGAAATTGTCAACTCTGATGGTGTTGTTGATGATACTATTCATCATGACGAGAAAAGTGGCCAATTACATATGCTTACAATAAAGGCCGGTTCATCATTCATGGAGGAATCCCTTCGATACACATTCAAGCATGGCCGCTGTACTGTTCCGGCTATTTTTATTCCTGAAGTTGAAGAGAGTTTTAACTTTGTAGCTGCTCATTCATCTCATCCAGAACTGCATTTGAATGTGAAG GTTCCTGTAGTACAAGCTCCAAAAGAGAAATATGATCATTCTCTCATAAAAACAGAGAAGCATGATGAGACTCCAATTCCGTGGGAGGTTTCTCCACTCCGAGAGTCACCACTCCGAGAGTCACAGCAGCAACTAGGAAACTTAATG GTTCCAAAAGTGGAGCATCAAGAGTTTCAATCCCCATGTACTAATGGAAACACATCGCTTCTTCCAGATTCTTCTTGCCTTCTGCAATTAGAAAACTTTAAG GAACTGCAGAATGTCATCCACAAACATGGAATACGCATTGGAGATATGGAAGAAAAATTGGACCTTCTAAAGCAAGAGAAGGCTAAAGTGAAGAAAGAGCTCATTGATTTGCAAG GGTCTATTGAACCTCACAAAGAGGAATCGATAAACCGCATAGAAAGGATGAGTAACACTGCAGCTGCTTTTGTCTGTACTCTATCTAGGGAAGTTTCATTTGAAGAGGTAAACCATCATTTCATGGGAGATGTGATTGGTTTGGTTGCCCTACTTGGTACAGTTGGTACTAGTAATCTAAGCAG GATATTGGCTGAATACTTGGGTAAAGATCAGATGCTTGCTATTGTCTGTAGATCCTTTGAAGCAGCTGGAGCTCTTGAGAAGTTTGTACAGAGTGATTATGGGGAAGTTGATTCTATGCATGCGCTCTGTGAACCAGCTCTACTTCAGAGACCTACACATGGTCGATCTTTTGTTATATGTCTGGAAGACATAAG GCCTTACACTGGTGATATCAACGGCAGTGACCCTCAAAAGAAACTGGCATTGCCAGATCCTGTCTTGCCAGGTGGAATGGCTCCTGATGGTTTCTTAGGATATGCAGTCAATATGGTTGATCTGGATAGCCATCATTTACAGACGGTGACATCTGCAGGCCATGGTCTCAGGGAGACAGTATTATACTGTCTTTTCGGCGAGCTCCAAGTGTATAAAACCAGGGAAGATATGTTGGCTGCTCGTGCTTGTATTAAGCATGGTGCTATTTCTCTGGATGGAGGAATTTTGAAACAGAGTGGAGTAGTCTCTTTTGGAATCGG GGAGCCAGAAATATGTTTTCCGGTAGCAGAAAGTCTGGCACTTTCGACATCAACAAATTTTGTTGAAGTTGAGCAGCTGatcaaggagaagaagtcaAAGTTGACGATGATCAATTGTTGTATGGAAAAAGTGACCAAAATCCATCGGAGATCATTAAGGAAATTCAAGAAGTCAAAGAAGAAGGGGCACAAGCTGTTGGAGAACATTCGCTCTACCCAAAAAGATTCTCCAAGTCCGATGAAAGAAGGGAGAGAGCTCGTAAAAGCTAGCAGCTCTCAAAGTTCATAA
- the LOC112195507 gene encoding uncharacterized protein LOC112195507, producing the protein MAGQAAKSVAKAIGEYQYPWREKLVKYQSELSKGVWGYWHLGAWKPSGISGRQRARLRKEVLLAGQDWPYDPERKEMRTKRKGHKVDRIAAEKRENTARLMEKMPDMLLQYKKRRWEKKMKEEDKGKP; encoded by the coding sequence ATGGCTGGCCAAGCTGCAAAGTCAGTGGCAAAGGCAATTGGGGAGTACCAGTACCCATGGCGCGAGAAGTTGGTAAAATACCAGTCTGAGCTATCCAAGGGTGTATGGGGTTACTGGCATCTAGGAGCCTGGAAGCCATCTGGAATTAGTGGTCGTCAACGAGCTAGACTTCGAAAGGAAGTCCTCCTTGCAGGACAGGATTGGCCATATGATCCAGAGAGGAAAGAGATGAGGACCAAGAGGAAAGGGCACAAAGTTGATAGGATAGCTGCCGAGAAGCGGGAAAACACTGCCAGGTTGATGGAGAAGATGCCTGATATGTTGCTTCAGTACAAGAAGCGCAGAtgggagaagaagatgaaggaagAAGACAAGGGCAAGCCCTGA